The following are encoded together in the Planococcus antarcticus DSM 14505 genome:
- a CDS encoding VOC family protein, with amino-acid sequence MEFSILQIDHVQVAAPAGREEETRRFYAEILGMLEIEKPEALKGRGGAWFGFGGQQLHVGVEEPFSPAKKAHPAFRVTGYDELKIYLSENGLELKEDDSIPGVERFFIFDPFGNRLEFLK; translated from the coding sequence ATGGAATTTTCTATTTTGCAAATCGATCATGTACAAGTTGCAGCACCTGCTGGAAGAGAAGAGGAGACGAGAAGGTTTTATGCTGAAATTTTGGGAATGCTGGAAATTGAGAAGCCGGAAGCCTTAAAAGGAAGAGGTGGAGCTTGGTTTGGGTTTGGCGGCCAACAATTGCATGTAGGGGTGGAAGAGCCATTTTCACCGGCGAAAAAAGCGCATCCGGCATTTCGTGTAACTGGCTATGATGAGTTGAAGATCTACTTGTCCGAAAACGGATTGGAATTGAAGGAAGATGACAGCATACCGGGCGTCGAACGCTTTTTTATTTTTGATCCGTTTGGTAATCGCCTGGAGTTTCTGAAATGA
- the hmpA gene encoding NO-inducible flavohemoprotein, protein MLSQETRTIIKSTVPVLEEHGTAITTVFYKNMFEAHPELLNIFNHANQKQGRQQAALANTVYAAAVHIDNLEAILPAIVQISNKHVSLGIKPEHYPIVGEYLLKGIKEVLGDAATDEIIHAWAETYGVIADAFIGVEKDMYENMETQENGWSFFKDFTIARKEKESENITSFYLKPVDGKNVPSYQPGQYISVRMSIPGEQYLFNRQYSLSQAAQEDEFRISVKRDADNDPNGRVSVYLHDEMNVGDRFEVSAPAGEFVLDTEKTTPVAFVSGGVGITPMMSMFETVATLTPERPTAFLHATRNESMHAFDKDIQKSVAAMDNASYKTLYSDQPQGYITHAVLEEYVDITGDVYVCGPVPFMEAMIQQLQALGMKEEQIHFEFFGPAVALQTV, encoded by the coding sequence ATGTTATCACAAGAGACAAGAACAATCATTAAATCCACAGTACCGGTATTAGAAGAGCATGGAACAGCAATCACGACGGTATTCTACAAAAATATGTTTGAAGCACATCCTGAACTTTTAAATATTTTTAATCACGCGAACCAAAAACAAGGCCGTCAGCAAGCTGCATTGGCAAACACGGTTTACGCTGCCGCAGTGCATATCGACAATTTGGAAGCCATTCTTCCAGCTATCGTACAAATTTCCAACAAGCACGTAAGTTTGGGAATCAAACCAGAACATTATCCGATCGTTGGAGAATATCTGTTAAAAGGAATTAAAGAAGTGTTGGGTGATGCTGCAACTGATGAAATCATCCATGCATGGGCAGAAACGTATGGCGTAATTGCAGATGCTTTTATCGGTGTTGAAAAAGATATGTATGAAAACATGGAAACTCAAGAAAATGGTTGGAGCTTTTTTAAGGACTTCACGATTGCTCGCAAAGAGAAAGAAAGCGAAAATATTACTTCCTTCTATTTAAAACCAGTTGATGGAAAAAATGTTCCTTCTTATCAGCCTGGCCAGTACATTTCTGTACGCATGTCAATTCCAGGAGAACAATACTTATTCAATCGCCAGTATAGTCTTTCTCAAGCTGCACAAGAAGATGAGTTCCGTATTTCAGTTAAACGCGATGCAGACAATGATCCGAACGGACGTGTATCCGTTTATCTTCATGACGAAATGAATGTGGGCGATCGCTTTGAAGTTAGCGCTCCTGCAGGTGAATTCGTTCTGGATACTGAAAAAACCACTCCCGTCGCATTCGTCAGCGGTGGTGTCGGTATCACACCTATGATGAGCATGTTCGAAACTGTGGCTACTTTGACTCCAGAACGTCCGACCGCATTCCTTCACGCGACACGCAATGAATCTATGCACGCTTTCGACAAAGATATTCAGAAATCCGTCGCTGCTATGGATAATGCAAGCTACAAAACGCTTTATTCTGATCAGCCACAAGGCTATATCACACACGCAGTTTTAGAAGAATACGTCGACATTACAGGTGATGTTTATGTATGTGGTCCCGTTCCCTTCATGGAAGCCATGATTCAGCAACTACAGGCCCTTGGAATGAAAGAAGAACAAATTCATTTTGAGTTTTTCGGTCCAGCTGTCGCTCTTCAAACTGTATAA
- a CDS encoding general stress protein: MPNSFIETYDSQESALKKIEELKKDGYLEKDMYIMAKSDDQLSLVRGKSDIEAHASEGGWADRFATFLTGDEKVHQTFLNMGIDENESEHYYRDVQDGMLLLYVNKDSQDAFELPEDEKTAIQNDNLESEGPRSIEEEREEKAVELDERHYEDPAFRKDKRNADPISKPDEKNFI, from the coding sequence ATGCCAAATTCATTTATCGAAACTTATGATTCACAGGAAAGTGCTCTTAAGAAAATCGAAGAGTTAAAAAAAGACGGCTATTTGGAAAAAGATATGTATATCATGGCTAAGTCAGATGACCAATTGTCGCTTGTAAGAGGTAAATCAGATATCGAAGCACATGCATCCGAAGGCGGATGGGCCGACCGATTCGCCACATTTTTGACTGGTGATGAAAAAGTTCATCAAACCTTCTTGAATATGGGCATTGATGAAAACGAGTCTGAGCACTATTACCGGGACGTCCAGGATGGCATGCTATTGCTGTACGTCAACAAAGATTCACAGGATGCGTTTGAGTTGCCAGAAGATGAAAAGACGGCGATTCAAAACGACAATCTCGAGTCGGAAGGTCCGCGTTCGATAGAAGAAGAACGCGAAGAAAAAGCAGTCGAACTGGATGAGCGGCATTATGAAGATCCGGCATTCAGAAAAGACAAACGCAATGCAGACCCAATTAGCAAGCCCGACGAAAAAAACTTTATTTAA
- a CDS encoding VLRF1 family aeRF1-type release factor, producing MTLYDEIQELKSFECPDRCVLSVYLNTNPADLNAQNGAWKIHLKNGLKRLDEYLKASNDEKEIQAYKTLRKKVEKEILDNQNDLQKGVIIFASPHTDLWSVHYVQIPVKTSFHWETKPVLEELRYMYKAYPYAGIILPGFKGIRVIDTSMGIINEELFYEFDAGLEVWTEQKGVRSSGSLGGGAGGGNSPVTGGSGGGSPVDELDHRLKENLERFYKSMGSKIEKLKKERKWEEIHVVGEAEHAKSFSKALQKKPTSCVYKNLTNNDHGKILHEVFEV from the coding sequence ATGACCTTATACGACGAAATCCAGGAATTGAAAAGTTTTGAATGCCCAGACCGTTGCGTGTTAAGTGTTTATTTAAACACAAATCCAGCTGACTTAAACGCTCAGAATGGGGCATGGAAAATCCACCTGAAAAACGGTTTGAAACGGCTAGACGAGTACTTGAAGGCATCCAATGATGAAAAGGAAATACAGGCGTATAAAACCTTAAGAAAAAAAGTGGAAAAAGAAATTTTGGATAACCAAAACGATCTTCAAAAAGGTGTTATTATTTTTGCGTCGCCACATACGGATTTATGGTCCGTGCATTATGTCCAGATCCCGGTTAAAACGAGTTTCCACTGGGAAACTAAGCCTGTTCTGGAAGAACTGCGTTATATGTATAAAGCGTATCCCTACGCTGGCATCATTTTGCCAGGCTTTAAAGGCATACGTGTAATTGATACGTCGATGGGGATTATCAACGAAGAACTTTTTTATGAGTTTGATGCAGGACTGGAAGTATGGACAGAGCAGAAAGGCGTACGCAGTTCTGGATCTCTTGGCGGTGGAGCAGGTGGGGGAAATAGCCCAGTCACTGGTGGTAGCGGCGGCGGAAGTCCAGTCGATGAACTGGACCACAGACTCAAGGAGAATCTCGAACGCTTCTATAAAAGCATGGGAAGTAAAATAGAAAAGCTAAAAAAAGAGCGTAAATGGGAAGAAATCCATGTCGTTGGAGAAGCCGAGCACGCTAAGTCTTTCTCTAAAGCCCTTCAAAAGAAACCGACAAGTTGCGTATATAAAAACCTGACGAACAACGACCATGGAAAAATACTACATGAAGTATTTGAAGTATAA
- a CDS encoding EamA family transporter, producing MKNWIYPLMVVIAASCYGVLSTIIKVAMKNGFTAAEAVTSQYFVGFALAALLFFATQRKMPRIKGWKILLLSGSFTAATGMVYGHSLNYLPASLAVVLLFQFTWIGMFLDCIVNRRWLKRTEVFSLVLLFAGTLFAAGIIGTDLSGIPWQGWAWGMGAAFCFSAFMFVNGKQIEGMDTSARLFYVSLFAAIVVGFFQTPEIVWNGQLFNEGLWIYGLLLGFFGIIMPIYFFSIAVPRVGSGLASILSAMELPVAVMASVIILDEALTPLQIGGIFIILIGMVLPSAFNRTPKIVEQI from the coding sequence ATGAAAAACTGGATTTACCCCCTTATGGTCGTCATAGCCGCGAGCTGTTACGGAGTTCTCTCAACTATTATAAAAGTGGCCATGAAAAATGGATTTACTGCAGCAGAGGCAGTTACTAGCCAATATTTTGTAGGGTTTGCATTAGCAGCTCTTTTATTTTTTGCAACACAGCGAAAAATGCCCAGAATCAAAGGATGGAAAATCCTTCTACTGTCTGGTAGTTTTACAGCCGCTACCGGTATGGTCTACGGTCACTCGCTCAACTACCTACCAGCTTCATTAGCCGTGGTATTATTGTTCCAATTCACCTGGATTGGCATGTTCCTTGATTGCATTGTCAATCGTCGTTGGCTCAAACGCACTGAAGTTTTTTCCCTGGTCTTGTTATTTGCTGGAACCTTGTTTGCGGCTGGAATTATCGGAACGGACCTGAGCGGAATTCCTTGGCAAGGATGGGCTTGGGGAATGGGCGCTGCTTTTTGCTTTTCAGCATTCATGTTCGTCAACGGCAAACAGATTGAAGGCATGGATACTTCAGCACGTTTGTTTTATGTATCGCTTTTCGCAGCGATTGTCGTCGGTTTTTTCCAAACACCTGAGATTGTCTGGAATGGACAGTTATTCAATGAAGGTTTATGGATTTACGGATTATTATTGGGCTTTTTCGGAATCATCATGCCCATCTACTTCTTTTCTATCGCAGTCCCGCGTGTTGGCTCGGGGCTTGCCTCCATTTTAAGTGCTATGGAGTTGCCGGTGGCTGTCATGGCATCGGTCATTATCCTGGACGAGGCATTGACACCTCTTCAAATCGGGGGAATCTTCATTATTCTGATCGGCATGGTGCTGCCAAGTGCATTTAATCGAACACCTAAAATAGTAGAACAGATTTAA
- a CDS encoding pyridoxamine 5'-phosphate oxidase family protein, which yields MNQQDVKKAALKILEDSYVGTLATIKGNKPHSRYMTFFNDDFTLYTATSKKTQKVDELEANPNAHILLGYEGEGVGDAFLEIEGTMSLNDDREMINKVWNEHLEGWFEGPDDPNLVILAIKPDRVRLMNKKGQEPQALEL from the coding sequence ATGAATCAGCAAGATGTAAAAAAAGCGGCATTAAAAATTTTAGAGGATAGTTACGTTGGAACGTTAGCAACAATTAAAGGCAACAAGCCCCATTCTCGTTATATGACTTTTTTTAATGATGATTTTACACTCTACACCGCCACTAGCAAAAAAACGCAAAAAGTTGATGAACTAGAGGCTAACCCGAATGCCCATATTCTCTTAGGGTACGAAGGTGAAGGAGTCGGCGATGCATTCCTAGAGATCGAGGGAACGATGTCGCTAAATGATGATCGCGAAATGATTAACAAAGTTTGGAATGAGCATTTGGAAGGTTGGTTTGAAGGTCCCGACGACCCGAACCTTGTTATTCTTGCCATCAAACCCGATCGCGTACGCTTAATGAATAAAAAAGGGCAAGAGCCGCAAGCTCTGGAACTGTAA
- a CDS encoding DUF3243 domain-containing protein translates to MENINKQVEDKLKGTDDKKKEQILADFSTFINYLGDKVEIGEKMGLSEERIAQLAEKVASYLAKKEDPKNSEEYLLQRLWQVGDKEQQHMLAHMLVKLAKEQE, encoded by the coding sequence ATGGAAAACATCAACAAGCAAGTCGAAGATAAACTAAAAGGTACTGATGACAAGAAAAAAGAGCAAATTTTAGCCGACTTCTCTACATTCATCAATTATTTAGGCGACAAAGTCGAAATCGGCGAGAAAATGGGCTTAAGTGAAGAGCGGATAGCTCAGTTAGCTGAAAAAGTTGCATCTTACTTAGCGAAAAAAGAAGATCCAAAGAATAGTGAAGAGTATTTACTGCAGCGTCTATGGCAGGTTGGCGATAAAGAACAACAACATATGCTGGCACACATGCTGGTAAAATTGGCTAAAGAACAAGAATAG
- a CDS encoding YwbE family protein translates to MDGKKRSDVKPGIEVNVILKQDQRSGKKTRGVVKDLLTNSATHPHGIKVRLADGQVGRVCEILSGK, encoded by the coding sequence ATGGACGGTAAAAAAAGAAGTGACGTGAAGCCAGGAATTGAAGTAAATGTGATTTTAAAGCAGGATCAACGTTCAGGGAAAAAAACCCGTGGCGTTGTCAAAGACTTATTGACAAACTCAGCAACCCACCCACATGGCATTAAAGTACGGTTAGCAGATGGGCAGGTTGGGCGTGTTTGTGAGATTCTTTCCGGAAAATAG
- a CDS encoding RrF2 family transcriptional regulator, with protein MRLTMYTDFSLRVLIYLGTKESGKLTTIQEISDAYNISKNHLTKVTFELGKAGFIHTVRGRGGGIRLADLPENINVGTVVRRMEDDFHLVECFNPATNRCPISPICGLRGALGKALHAYLTVLDEYTLEDLLFNREGLREILQT; from the coding sequence ATGAGATTGACCATGTATACAGACTTCTCATTGCGTGTTTTGATTTATTTAGGCACCAAGGAATCAGGTAAGCTGACAACGATACAAGAAATTTCTGATGCATACAATATATCCAAAAATCATTTGACAAAAGTTACTTTTGAACTTGGCAAAGCTGGTTTTATTCATACAGTCAGAGGAAGAGGTGGAGGCATCCGTCTTGCAGATCTCCCTGAAAACATTAACGTTGGAACTGTGGTAAGACGAATGGAAGATGACTTCCATTTGGTTGAATGCTTTAATCCAGCTACTAATCGCTGTCCAATTTCACCTATTTGTGGACTGCGCGGTGCATTGGGTAAAGCTCTCCATGCTTACCTGACAGTGTTGGATGAATACACCCTTGAAGATTTGCTGTTTAATAGGGAAGGGCTTCGCGAAATTCTTCAGACATAA
- a CDS encoding MDR family MFS transporter — translation MRLKDWDRSLKIRLVGEFFMNTSYWMVFPFLAIYFAEEFGKGTAGLLLVISQVFSVASNLVGGYCADRFGRRRMLVVASIAQGFSFLLFAFANSPWLQSPELGFVAFTLAGMCGSLYWPASQAMIADVVPEKYRSDVFAIFYTTLNIAVVVGPLFGAVLFFSYRFELLLVVTVISMLLGLVLRLLTKETLSQAMVNKWQSQESTGWISAVSKQFKEYGLIFKDRLFLLFIIAGVLGAQTFMQLDLLIPIYLKETIDSQTVASILGREWSVTGETSFGILLAENGLFVAILTVVITRGMTKFPEKWVFFTSAAFYGLAMWLFPLTSWFWMFVVAMAVFTFAELMVVGLQQNFISKLAPEDMRGQYFAAASLRYTVGRMIAPISIPMTAWFGFAWTFGLLGLLALASGFVYLFMFHLYEKRPSH, via the coding sequence ATGAGACTAAAGGATTGGGATCGAAGTTTAAAGATTCGCTTGGTCGGCGAATTTTTTATGAATACAAGTTATTGGATGGTATTCCCATTTTTAGCGATTTACTTTGCTGAAGAGTTCGGCAAAGGAACCGCAGGATTGCTACTGGTTATTTCTCAGGTGTTTTCTGTTGCTTCAAACCTGGTCGGTGGTTATTGCGCGGACCGCTTCGGCCGCAGGCGTATGCTGGTTGTGGCTTCTATCGCACAGGGCTTTTCGTTCTTGTTATTTGCCTTTGCCAATTCCCCGTGGCTGCAATCCCCCGAACTTGGATTTGTCGCGTTCACACTAGCTGGAATGTGCGGATCGCTTTATTGGCCAGCAAGCCAGGCGATGATTGCAGATGTGGTGCCGGAAAAATACCGCAGCGATGTCTTCGCTATTTTTTATACGACTTTAAATATTGCTGTTGTCGTGGGACCGCTTTTTGGCGCAGTACTGTTCTTTTCTTACCGCTTCGAGCTGCTGCTGGTGGTTACTGTAATTTCGATGCTGCTTGGTTTAGTTCTGAGATTGCTGACAAAAGAAACCTTGTCGCAGGCAATGGTGAACAAGTGGCAGTCACAGGAATCGACAGGTTGGATCAGCGCGGTTTCCAAGCAATTTAAGGAATACGGTCTAATTTTTAAGGACCGGTTGTTCCTATTGTTTATTATTGCAGGAGTACTGGGTGCACAGACCTTTATGCAATTGGATCTATTGATCCCAATCTATTTGAAGGAAACAATCGATAGCCAAACAGTTGCTTCTATTTTGGGTCGGGAGTGGTCCGTTACGGGAGAAACTTCATTTGGTATCCTATTAGCTGAGAATGGATTGTTCGTAGCTATACTGACCGTAGTCATTACCCGGGGGATGACCAAATTTCCTGAGAAATGGGTTTTCTTCACTTCTGCCGCTTTTTATGGATTGGCGATGTGGCTATTCCCATTAACTTCATGGTTCTGGATGTTCGTCGTTGCAATGGCTGTGTTTACTTTCGCAGAATTGATGGTTGTCGGACTGCAGCAGAACTTTATCTCGAAGCTTGCACCAGAAGACATGCGCGGCCAATATTTTGCAGCTGCCAGCTTGCGGTATACAGTCGGTCGAATGATTGCACCAATTTCTATTCCCATGACAGCCTGGTTTGGTTTTGCTTGGACGTTCGGCCTTTTAGGGCTGCTTGCGCTAGCCAGTGGCTTTGTCTATCTGTTCATGTTCCATCTATACGAAAAAAGGCCTTCCCATTGA
- a CDS encoding ATP-dependent helicase: MSQFFERKKQELGVQLNKIQRKAVERTEGPLLLLACPGSGKTTTMIMRIGYLIEEKGVLPKRIKAITFSKASANDMLQRYKRFFPSLQPVDFSTIHSLAFQITRDYFSGSPYVMIEGSETNGLHKKKLLREIYRTENDEPITDDQLEELISFISFVKNKMSPRKQWAKLKEPFPGAIEILKTYEAFKENYDVRLVDFDDMLSLAYEALEKDGKLLAKYQERWDYVMTDESQDTSLIQHAIVEKLVASHQNLCVVADDDQSIYTWRAAEPTYLLKFRTVYPDAYIMKMERNYRSSQNIVHTANEFIKTNKKRHDKNMFTKQPEGDPIVLKRLSSEEAQFKYVMKELKELTDYGDVAILYRNNSSSTLLMSELERLGIPFYMKDSDNRFFSHWIVEDMLNFMRFSLKPERIDIYSKVASKTNAYWSGSQLKMLSRMNPTGEHAFDKINLTITLKDYQIKILAEQKKWFQALNSMKPLKVIRTIRGEMGYDQMLASRAEKFGMKMTYLAQILATLEQIAEPLESMTAFAKRLKQLEQVTQQAKKEKTDDMLTLSTFHSSKGLEFERVYMLDLVEGVIPTEEDAETPDTLEEARRLFYVGMTRAKSHLELISYGNESRFANEVRNLIAPEKSQTKPQRTAAKTPIKVKVPNNPNAIDSEEALHEGVQVRHRVFGTGEIVERDKERISIQFAKERKDLMIDICLSYRLLEIIE; this comes from the coding sequence ATGAGCCAATTCTTTGAAAGAAAAAAGCAGGAACTTGGAGTTCAGCTAAATAAAATACAGCGAAAAGCGGTAGAACGCACAGAAGGCCCTCTACTGTTGCTAGCTTGCCCCGGATCCGGAAAAACAACGACAATGATTATGCGCATCGGTTACCTGATTGAGGAGAAAGGTGTGCTGCCGAAGCGAATCAAAGCAATCACGTTCAGCAAAGCATCCGCCAACGACATGCTTCAGCGCTATAAGCGATTCTTCCCTTCTCTACAGCCAGTCGATTTTTCAACCATTCATAGCTTAGCTTTCCAGATTACGCGCGATTATTTTTCGGGATCGCCTTACGTCATGATAGAAGGCAGTGAGACAAATGGTCTCCACAAGAAAAAGCTGCTTCGGGAAATATACCGAACGGAAAACGATGAGCCGATTACGGATGATCAATTAGAGGAATTGATTTCATTCATCAGTTTTGTCAAAAACAAAATGTCGCCACGAAAACAATGGGCCAAACTGAAGGAGCCGTTTCCGGGTGCGATCGAAATTTTGAAAACTTACGAAGCTTTCAAAGAGAACTATGACGTAAGATTAGTTGATTTTGACGACATGCTGTCACTGGCTTACGAGGCGCTGGAGAAAGACGGAAAATTGTTAGCAAAGTACCAGGAACGCTGGGATTACGTCATGACAGACGAGAGTCAGGACACGTCGCTGATTCAGCATGCCATTGTGGAAAAGCTGGTGGCCAGCCACCAAAATCTTTGCGTTGTAGCTGACGACGATCAGTCTATTTATACGTGGAGAGCTGCTGAACCAACTTATTTGTTAAAGTTTAGAACCGTTTATCCAGACGCCTATATCATGAAAATGGAACGCAATTACCGCTCTTCTCAAAACATTGTTCACACAGCTAACGAATTTATCAAAACCAATAAAAAACGGCATGACAAAAATATGTTCACCAAGCAACCAGAAGGCGATCCAATTGTTTTAAAACGCTTGAGCTCAGAAGAAGCGCAGTTTAAATACGTCATGAAAGAGCTCAAGGAATTGACTGATTATGGCGATGTAGCCATTTTGTACCGCAATAATTCGTCTTCAACTTTATTGATGAGTGAGCTTGAGCGTCTAGGCATTCCCTTCTATATGAAAGATTCCGATAATCGCTTTTTCTCTCATTGGATTGTAGAAGACATGTTAAATTTTATGCGTTTCAGCTTGAAGCCCGAACGCATTGATATATATTCGAAAGTTGCTTCCAAAACCAATGCCTATTGGTCAGGCAGTCAATTAAAAATGCTCAGTCGCATGAATCCGACCGGTGAACATGCTTTTGATAAAATTAATTTAACGATCACGTTAAAAGACTATCAAATAAAAATTTTAGCTGAACAGAAAAAGTGGTTCCAAGCATTAAACAGCATGAAACCATTGAAAGTCATCCGGACGATCCGAGGAGAAATGGGCTATGACCAAATGCTTGCGAGCCGCGCAGAGAAATTCGGCATGAAAATGACCTACTTGGCACAGATTTTAGCAACATTGGAACAAATTGCGGAACCGCTTGAATCTATGACAGCTTTCGCAAAACGCCTGAAACAGCTGGAACAAGTAACACAACAAGCAAAGAAAGAAAAAACCGATGACATGTTGACTTTATCGACATTCCACAGCTCTAAAGGTCTGGAATTTGAACGGGTTTATATGCTTGATTTGGTAGAAGGTGTTATTCCAACTGAAGAAGATGCGGAAACTCCAGATACTTTGGAAGAAGCGCGCCGCTTGTTCTATGTCGGAATGACAAGAGCGAAAAGCCATTTGGAGCTGATCAGCTATGGCAATGAATCTCGCTTTGCGAATGAAGTGCGCAATCTGATTGCTCCTGAAAAAAGTCAGACCAAACCGCAACGGACTGCGGCTAAAACACCCATCAAAGTAAAGGTACCGAATAATCCAAATGCCATCGATTCGGAGGAGGCATTGCACGAAGGGGTTCAGGTCCGCCACCGGGTTTTTGGTACAGGAGAAATTGTTGAGCGAGACAAGGAACGGATTTCCATTCAATTCGCAAAAGAACGGAAAGACTTGATGATTGATATTTGTTTGAGTTATAGATTACTGGAGATTATCGAGTAG
- the hmpA gene encoding NO-inducible flavohemoprotein: MLSEQTRSIVKSTVPVLEEHGVAITTRFYENLFVAHPELLNIFNQANQAQGRQQAALASSVHAAAVHIDNLEEILPTVVQVAHKHVSVGVLPEHYPIVGEYLLKAMKEVLGDAATDEILEAWAEAYGVIADAFINVEKDMYKETEDQENGWIFFKDFVVARKVKESEVITSFYLKPADGSNVPPYIPGQYISVRLTMPEEEFLVIRQYSLSQAPKPDEFRISVKSENDNDPNGVVSNYLHRNLNEGDPIEVSAPAGVFVLDVSKTTPVAFISGGVGITPMMSMFETVAHSTPYRPTTFLHGARNEDQHAFDTDIQSYAEKMENARYKTVYSDEPNGFITRELLEEYVDPASDIYVCGPPRFMEIMIRELHGLGIPEEQIHYEFFGPAMDLTMNSD, translated from the coding sequence ATGTTATCAGAGCAAACTCGTTCAATTGTTAAGTCCACTGTACCCGTTTTAGAGGAGCATGGTGTTGCAATTACCACTCGATTTTATGAGAACCTTTTTGTAGCACATCCTGAGTTATTGAATATTTTTAATCAGGCAAACCAAGCCCAAGGTCGTCAACAAGCAGCTCTTGCAAGTTCAGTTCATGCAGCCGCAGTTCACATTGATAACTTAGAAGAAATTTTGCCGACTGTAGTTCAAGTTGCACATAAACATGTGAGTGTCGGTGTTTTACCTGAACATTATCCAATCGTCGGGGAGTATTTGCTAAAAGCAATGAAAGAAGTATTAGGCGATGCTGCAACAGACGAAATTCTTGAAGCGTGGGCTGAAGCATACGGAGTCATTGCAGATGCTTTTATTAATGTTGAAAAAGATATGTATAAAGAAACAGAAGACCAAGAAAATGGCTGGATATTCTTTAAAGATTTCGTTGTCGCACGTAAAGTGAAAGAAAGCGAGGTAATCACTTCGTTCTATCTAAAACCTGCAGATGGATCTAACGTGCCTCCCTATATACCAGGTCAATATATTTCAGTACGTCTTACGATGCCGGAAGAAGAGTTTTTAGTCATTCGACAATACAGTCTTTCTCAGGCACCTAAGCCGGATGAGTTCCGTATTTCAGTTAAAAGTGAAAATGACAACGATCCGAACGGTGTCGTTTCCAACTATCTACATCGCAACCTCAACGAAGGCGACCCAATCGAAGTTAGTGCACCGGCTGGAGTATTTGTGCTTGATGTATCGAAAACAACGCCTGTTGCCTTCATTAGCGGCGGTGTCGGGATTACTCCAATGATGAGTATGTTTGAAACGGTTGCACATTCTACACCATACCGTCCAACTACTTTCTTGCATGGTGCACGTAATGAAGATCAACACGCTTTTGATACAGACATTCAATCCTATGCCGAGAAAATGGAAAATGCTCGTTATAAAACGGTGTATTCAGATGAACCAAATGGTTTTATTACCAGGGAATTGTTAGAGGAGTATGTGGATCCGGCTAGTGACATCTATGTTTGCGGCCCGCCCCGCTTTATGGAAATTATGATTCGTGAGTTACACGGATTAGGTATTCCAGAAGAACAGATTCATTACGAGTTCTTCGGTCCCGCAATGGATTTGACTATGAATAGTGACTAA